From Candidatus Culexarchaeum yellowstonense:
GGTCGTTGAAGTTATAAGTGGATCGAGAGACAAGTATGAATATAACCGTGAATGGGGCGCATTCGTACTCGACAGAATAATACATACATCCACAGTATTCCCAGTGGATTATGGATTCATACCACAAACATGGTATCATGATGAAGACCCACTGGACATAATGGTCTTATCATATGAGCCTCTTGAAATTGGATGCATAATAAAGGTTAGACCAATAGGTGTACTAATACTTGAAGATGAGAAGGGGGAAGACCCAAAAATACTCTCAGTTCCAATAGCAGACCCAAGATTCAATGGGATAACAAGATTGGAACACGTACACCCACACCTATTAGTGGAGATAAGGGAATTCTTCGAAGCATACAAGAAG
This genomic window contains:
- a CDS encoding inorganic diphosphatase, with protein sequence MSLNLWKDIPPGDNPPEILNMVVEVISGSRDKYEYNREWGAFVLDRIIHTSTVFPVDYGFIPQTWYHDEDPLDIMVLSYEPLEIGCIIKVRPIGVLILEDEKGEDPKILSVPIADPRFNGITRLEHVHPHLLVEIREFFEAYKKLEPNKWVKYKMWGDHDLAKRIVMESIELYKETFLKAEKRKA